In a single window of the Nocardioides massiliensis genome:
- a CDS encoding DUF5063 domain-containing protein: protein MSTTEHLPATDEVHPPAEPGVTSDVEDFAQQIADQVESFLLALQAIARGEAGGRAIGLLLLEVSQVLLAGARLGVQTDFEPVEQFQPDAGPDPDLDEMRLRLATLLDGVDDYTEVFDPYVHPPELVSSRLSDDLSSVAAALAHGLRHFRAGRISEALWWWQFSYVSSWGGEASGALRALQSVVAHDRLDIDLEGESEQVAAAEQMLES from the coding sequence GTGTCGACGACTGAGCACCTGCCCGCGACGGACGAGGTCCACCCGCCCGCCGAGCCGGGCGTCACCAGCGACGTCGAGGATTTCGCCCAGCAGATCGCCGACCAGGTCGAGAGCTTCCTGCTCGCCCTGCAGGCGATCGCCCGCGGCGAGGCCGGCGGTCGCGCGATCGGCCTGCTCCTCCTCGAGGTCAGCCAGGTCCTCCTGGCGGGCGCGCGGCTGGGGGTGCAGACCGACTTCGAGCCGGTCGAGCAGTTCCAGCCCGACGCCGGGCCCGACCCCGATCTCGACGAGATGCGGCTGCGCCTGGCCACGCTGCTCGACGGCGTCGACGACTACACCGAGGTCTTCGACCCCTACGTCCACCCGCCCGAGCTGGTCTCCTCCCGGCTCTCCGACGACCTCTCCAGCGTGGCCGCCGCCCTGGCCCACGGTCTGCGTCACTTCCGCGCCGGCCGCATCAGCGAGGCCCTGTGGTGGTGGCAGTTCTCCTACGTCTCCTCGTGGGGCGGCGAGGCCAGCGGCGCGCTGCGTGCGCTGCAGTCGGTGGTCGCCCACGACCGGCTCGACATCGACCTCGAAGGCGAGTCCGAGCAGGTCGCGGCGGCCGAGCAGATGCTCGAGTCCTGA